The following proteins come from a genomic window of Thermoplasmata archaeon:
- a CDS encoding DNA-directed RNA polymerase subunit K has translation MRYTRFEKARIIGARALQISMGAPIVIDIPSGMVDPIEIAWTEFDASAIPITVKREL, from the coding sequence GTGCGCTACACCCGCTTCGAGAAGGCCCGCATCATCGGAGCGCGAGCCCTGCAGATCAGCATGGGGGCGCCCATCGTGATCGACATCCCATCGGGCATGGTCGACCCCATCGAGATCGCCTGGACGGAGTTCGACGCGAGCGCGATCCCGATCACGGTGAAGCGGGAACTCTAG
- a CDS encoding Hsp20/alpha crystallin family protein has translation MTRESKNTDMVKAKEDSAARALDVRRPWDLFEDMDRWLADLRSEFDRKFWGPLAPFARDSVALLAPPVDLVDEGREYVLKADLPGVAKEDLDLRVTPDAVELSAGSRQEREENEKDHAYRERTYRSFRRSLALPEEILADQAKATLKDGVLELRLPKKEPTSRPEPVKVRVE, from the coding sequence ATGACGCGCGAGAGTAAGAACACGGACATGGTCAAGGCGAAGGAGGACTCCGCGGCTCGGGCGCTCGACGTGCGCCGGCCCTGGGACCTCTTCGAAGACATGGACCGATGGCTGGCCGATCTCCGAAGCGAGTTCGACCGCAAGTTCTGGGGCCCGCTCGCTCCCTTCGCGAGGGACAGCGTCGCCTTACTGGCGCCGCCCGTGGACCTCGTCGATGAGGGCCGCGAGTACGTCCTCAAGGCCGACCTCCCCGGCGTGGCCAAGGAGGATCTCGACCTCCGCGTGACGCCCGACGCTGTCGAGCTGTCCGCGGGGAGCCGCCAGGAGCGGGAGGAGAACGAGAAGGACCACGCATACCGCGAGCGCACGTACCGGTCCTTCCGCCGCAGCCTCGCCCTGCCCGAGGAGATCCTCGCGGACCAGGCCAAGGCGACCCTCAAGGACGGTGTCCTCGAACTCCGGCTTCCCAAGAAGGAGCCCACGTCGCGACCGGAGCCCGTCAAGGTCCGGGTCGAGTGA
- a CDS encoding winged helix-turn-helix domain-containing protein: MDTETFRHAATLLSGEYSLAILRELRDGGWHLSSEVARALHIHVSTASRFLQSLAELGLVERRPRDSRTSEYRVRSTRVLLEVDLGDDSGPLREAVDFYVAYFQFLFQEIRHLGLPKIEGEMERTLVAEHQELRSMVFEQMIAGSQGGLDHLRDLMGTLHKDLWDVCSQSLGRPTARRAFETALQEAISVHPDLAIRCGLARPLVA; encoded by the coding sequence ATGGACACGGAGACGTTTCGCCACGCCGCGACGTTGCTCTCCGGCGAGTACAGCCTCGCCATCCTGCGCGAACTCCGGGATGGGGGCTGGCATCTCTCCAGCGAGGTCGCCCGGGCGCTGCACATCCACGTGTCCACGGCGTCCCGATTCCTGCAGAGCCTCGCCGAACTGGGCCTCGTGGAGCGCCGCCCTCGCGATTCGCGCACGTCGGAGTACCGGGTTCGCTCGACCCGCGTCCTGCTCGAGGTGGACCTCGGGGACGACTCGGGTCCCCTCCGGGAGGCAGTCGACTTCTACGTCGCCTACTTCCAGTTCCTGTTTCAGGAGATCCGCCACCTGGGTCTCCCGAAGATCGAGGGCGAGATGGAGCGGACCCTGGTCGCGGAACATCAGGAGCTGCGGTCCATGGTCTTCGAGCAGATGATCGCCGGCAGCCAGGGCGGGCTGGACCACCTGCGGGACCTCATGGGAACCCTCCACAAGGACCTCTGGGACGTGTGCTCCCAGAGCCTGGGCCGCCCGACGGCGCGGCGGGCGTTCGAGACCGCGCTCCAGGAAGCGATCAGCGTCCACCCGGATCTGGCGATCCGCTGCGGCCTTGCCCGTCCCCTCGTAGCGTGA